DNA from Asterias amurensis chromosome 7, ASM3211899v1:
aagtaATTATGGTTAACTGCCTGTTTCAAAGGCACAAGTAACATGACAGGGatccaaacccacactctgctgctgacaacaacagagcttgggtccagtgaactaTACCACTCAGCAACGACACACCAAACGCTGAATAAATGTTACATTCAAAGGGGCAAAAAGAAGGGAAGTATACAATTGGACTTTGCTTTTCTTATACAATTGCTTACATCATAGTGGGTCCATAACTGCACCCCGGCTGATCCTAATCGGAGAATAGTGGAGAACATTGCGTCTGCTTCGAAGAACTGAGGGATCGTTACATCAGGTGCTAGAGATGGAAACTGTTTAGTTATATCTGCAGGTTCCTGAAGGAATTCAAATAGTTGAAAAAAACGTTTTGGGTTCAAGCAAATGGATCTTAAGTGCAACGGCTGATACAATAATACCAATTAGTatgttattaatttaaaaaaacgacTTCAACTGTGCAGAGAAACTCTACTTTAAAAAGGCATTGAGTATTTACAGTAAGGGAATAGTAGTCCTGTAATTTGCAAGAAAACATTGTTAGTATCTTATTCAACTTGTCACACTTTATAACGTAGATTTTATAGAATTCTCTGTCAACAAATCCACAAGACATTATTTTGAAAGAAGGCCACctgttcttgtttgtttgtttaagatgatcttcccgccaagggaacttggcaaacttcCTTACGGGGATGTTAAAACCACGCTGGCAACAgcaaatctctctcatacaaacattggtgtaACGTCGTctttgattatgaattacacaaatcaagaagttgtgattcagtaactagacgacaatacttattctagccGTTGTGAATCAGCAGGTAgtttggtaggattcaaacccacaactttgtgattgcaagtcctgcagtctaaccccTGGACCACGGTAACCCTTTTTGTTGTGTCCTTACTTGTTAGcgattagcttggtaggattcaaacccacaaccttgtggttTCAAGTCCTGCAATCTAACCCCTGGACCACATCAGTGACCCTTTTTGTTGTGTCCTTACTTTTCAGcgattagcttggtaggattcaaacccacaaccttgtgattgcaagtcctgtaaTCTAACCCCTGGACCACAGTGACCCTTTTTGTTGTGTCCTTACCTTTCTTGGGTCACCTCCAAGAGCACGAAAGTAATACTTTTCATCCTGGAAAACAGAAGTGCAAAAAGTGTCATTTTCTAAGGAAATTTGATATGTGTTGCACTTTCTGATATGCCTAGGTTTGTGTGACAATATCAAAAAGTGcagctttttttgttgtttccaaagaggaaagcataaaaacttgtatTTCTGGGGGAAAACATTTAACCTAAGGTTTAAAATCACTTAGTTTACTAACCCATTTCCCTTTAAACCTCAGTTTCCTTTTCATGTTTGCAGTACTCAAGAATAGTcagctttttaaattttttaaaattaattaaatgcATGTTATAAAATTCAATGATTTATCAAATCGGCAAAGCAGCAGACAAAATGTGGAAACAAAATGACTCAAACTCAATTTGTCAAAAACATCTGTACAGAATGTGCTTACCGGTTCAAAGAAGAATTCATCGTGATTAGATTGAGCAGCACGTCTCAAAAACTTGTCAAATGGCAAAGTTCTAAGGTAAAAATAAGAAATACACAAATAGGGATCGTCAAAAACAGTAGCAGAGCTCGAATtgtacactggaccacaggcccgaCGTCAGCAGTTTTAGTGTAAACCCATGACCAGTCAAGTCCAGTAGTCTTGTGATTTTCAATTGAATTGTAATAGTGACCGTTTTTTAGTCTGATAAACTTAATTTTGGTTCTACTCTTTGAAGTATACTTAACCCATAAAGACATTATGAGATCTTTCTTCTCTTTATAAATAATATGTCTTAcaatatgtacaatgtactctTAGTACTTAAAACATACACTCTGTCTATATTTTTATTCAGATTCAGGTCTTGTAGAACAACAcatctggtccagtaaacattttgagcaataAAACCTGAGGTGTCTGTGGATGTTACTTTCAAATTCAGCCCCGAACGAGAGGGCCTTCATCAAAGGCCTTTGCAATCTAAATTAATGCACATTTTTGCTCTATGATATTGAAATAATCTCTAAGTGAAGACGAATCATTGGATTCCAGTGGTTTTCATCCCTTTCTCACCTGTAGGCgtagtttttgtttacaaaatccATATTTGCTGAAGGGCTAacatgaactttgacctcttgAGAACCAACACATTTGCAGAGGTAGTCTTctgtccattttgttttgcattcacCAATATCTAGACCTCTCAGGACAGCCGGTTTCCTCTGCAagtaaaaatttcaaatttatgaTCTGAGAGAcctaatataaataaaaatacaagttTTGCTTATTAAGAATGATCAAgtatcaagtacatgtacatgaaatatcAATTTGCAGTATGTTATGCAGCTTAAACACAAGAGCGATCCTTTTCTTGAGAATTTGGTGTTCTCGCAAGTGCTAGTGCGGGCtgttatggctctcttttaaagTTGGTCTTATGGCATGCTGCGACTTTGATGATAAgacaatatttaataataaaagagaGCAGGATAACAGCCCAATATTCACTTACCAGACTCCAGATAGGCTTTGCTTTGTGTAAAGGAAAAGTTTCATGACTGGAGCACACAATATTTGATTAAAGTCTCATCATTAAGGTCTCCTTTTTGAGATAATCTAATAAAAGGTTTGGCCGAAACTTGAGGCTCATGCCCATTTACCCtctatattaataatattaaaactaGTCTCTCTCTTCATGTGACATCTGACTTTGTCTGGAACCTATTCTCACAGATAACTTAGCACCATGCCACTCCCACTGATCACACCATCTCACTGGCACTAGCAAGAACATATTAGGACAGAACACATGGGCAAACTGTTCTATTGTATTTATACAAACCTGTGGGTAGATATCACTGGTGAATAAATCTTTATCAACTCCTTCAAAAATGCGCACACTTTCGGCCATAACTGAGTGAGGAAGTCACGTCATGAAGAAATATTCAGAGCAGAGGCACACTCAACAAATGACCGACACTGTGAAAGTAGAGCGTGGTGAACGTGCAGAGACAGCAGCATGCAAAAACGTGTACAACAAGGAAGACAGTTGTTGTTTACCTTTTTACTTCATTCAAGTtcaacaaaattttgttttgctgttgaaCTGCGCCACCTATAGTTCAATTTACGCCAACCAATAAGTccgaatttgtttttatttgtaataattagtttttggaatgaatgtttacaatttgttaaattaatttattattttataaatctttatataataattataaattaaCGTATTAATTACTAACATGTATTTTATAATTTATCAAGAAactaaatgcaaaaataatacTCTTAATTTAAAGGTTTCTGACTAGCCTGATTTTTAATCCAACATGGCGGCCTCCACTGGCAAGATTTTCTTCTGCAAACTTCTCAGCGAAAAATCAACACAAACCgttaaaaatgtttacttatCTCGATTTAGTGGAACAAACACAGTGCAGAGGTATCTTTCCACATCAAAGCATATGAAACGAAGTAATCATTGTGTGCCTTTCTTTACAAATCACAAACTTTTCTGTGACAATCACTCACATTTACAACAACAACCGAAAACAACACTTCCGCAACTGCAACCTGCtttgaaatgtgttcaaacaAGCCAGTTGCGACCGTTTTCCAGTGAGTCCGATGGAGAGAGTGAGAAAAAAGTTAAACCCATTTTCGTTGCAATTCCTAATCCCTTCAAACTGATCAGAAACAAGATCTATTTCTGGATGATTCGGTCTTATTTTGATCCTGACTTCAAAGCAGAAGATTTCACCGAAGGAGCTATGCAGGTGAGAATAAAAATGATGATTTTTCTCTCTCCACACCCCTTAAATAATGCCCTAGCCTAGATTCTTAAATTGAACAACACTTATCTCTTCAGGACTTAATTTCCGTAAGCTGCGGAAACAGTGCAGTGGACTGCAGGCACTGCACACCAGAGGCCagtggtttaaaggaacatgttgccttggatcggtcgagttggtctttgaaaagcgttttgtgaccgttagttataaaatgcatatggttagaaagatgatttaaaagtagaatacaatgatctacacaaatatgcctcgaaattgcgtggttttctttttacctcgtccaataacatggtcggccatttatgggagtcaaaattttgactcccataaatggccgaccgtgatagttcgcgacgtaaaaagaaaaccgtgcaattttgagtgatacttgtgtggatcattatattctacttttaaaacatctttctacccgtatacatttcataacaaacggtttcaaacgctttttatagaccaactcgtccgatccaaggcaacgtgttcctttaagggaatTAAGCATTGATTTGAAGCCCTAAGTAAACTAATGACCTGAAAAGCCCAtcgcagtcttgtgtttttgtttataaatttatagatttgttgactttttttttattcagtcaGCTAAAAATCTTTACAAATTACATTGTGTTGAAATATAGAATACTTACACATGAGATACATCTTCTCTTATTGGTTCCTTATTTCAATTATGGCTACTGTAAGCAACTTTGTGGTCAAGTAATCATTTTAGCTATAGTATAAGCCCTGCGTTTGCGATCTTGTGGATTTTCACTCAAGTTTGATCCATGCCTTCGTCAGGTCAGGCAAGGTCAACTTTCTAAAGTCTCTCTGTGGCTACCACTTCAATCTTTGTCATTACTCAATTTCTGACAAGGTTTGACAGAGCATTGAGCCCTAGGTAACCACAGAGAGACCGTTCGTCTGAATAGGGAGAAACTGTGGATAAGGCGCCTTCAGACTAAACCCCATGATGTGAACATCTAAGAAGGAAATGACTAATAACTTTTTGTCTTTGCCTTCTCATTCCTCCACAGTTGTTCCCCTTGTTAACCCGTCCCATTCATTAATGCCTCATTCTTTTCGCTCaaggatttttttaaagggaaataaAGTCCAAAACACAAAGTCAAACTCACAGCACACAGGTTCTCACGGCATCATAGTTGAGTTTAAAATGTAAACTTGTGTACACTGTTATTGGGATCGAGCATAAGTTTCAACATTGTGGGTTCCACAGTCACACTCTACTCCCTCTACAGTATACACACTTTTAAAATAAGTATTGACCCTTCTTTTGTTCAGTCAGGCTAAGCAACTTTCCCATTAAACTTTAGTGTAACATTAATAGATGGTCTGGTTCATGTGGCCAACAATTGATCCCTTGTTTAACCACAGTTTGCTTTTGCTGAACAGTTGGATTTCCTTTGCATGACCTAcacatgtataaaaaaatacagcatGACCACATTTtatatctgtttttgtttccacTTGCAGGCAATGTGTACAATATCAAGATTCATTTCTGATGGTAACTTCGACCAACTGGAGGGACTGATGTCCAGAAAGGTATATATTCAAGATTATTTTGGTAGGCCCAGCAAGTTAGTgtgaccatgtacatgtatgttaactGTATATTAGGCATTGGTCAGTTTGAAAAACCCTCCACAGTTAAAATCAATGTAAAACTGTtatatgtacattgtacaaggCACATACTGTGGTTTTcaggcttttgttttgttttgtttgttaagatgatcttcctgtcaagggaacacggcaaactcccacaaggggatataaactcCAAGCTTACAGTAGCAACTGCAATTCtctctcaaacaaacattgCTTTTTAACGTCTTTGTTTATGAATTGCACTaatcaagaaattgtaattCAGTACCGAgaagacaatacttattctagtaaTTGTGGAACCAGTGGTTAGCTtggggattcgagcccacaaccttgtaattgcaagtcctttAGCCAATTTCACTAATCACTAGGATTAGTCACATCTCGAGTCACAGTACAAGGctgggacttgtcctaagtcctgagattaatcctaagttaggaagagtttggtgaaatcaatggCTGCAGTCtttccactggaccacagtgacTTGATTGAGTCCATGGTTGATGAATATCTTGTGTATTCTTTTTTATAGCTTTTAGATGAAGTCAAGGAGACCTTGAAAGACCTTGGGATGAGAGACCGTGCTAATATAGTTGTCAACACGGATGACGTTCTGCATATATTCCCACAGAATGTTGCTGTCCATTATGATGAAAGCGGTGAGTTTCTATTTAGAGGCAAACACCTTGAAAGTTACTATACTGCTAAATATTTGTTACATAAATTATTCTCCGTATTTTAATATTGTTGTATATACATAGCCTGTCGGGGTATATGTTTTCTTATTCTTAAATCCTTGTGCGTTGTATCTTGTGCTATTTTTTTATCTGCCTGTTgttacattttcattttcatataaatatatatatatatttttttttttttacttgtgtgagcaatgcaatttcttcttttggagatcaataaagttttcttatgtcttatgtcATATGTCTTATGTCTATCAGTTCAGTGTGCGtgaagagctatcattggcGGAGAGTCATGTGCAGAGCGTATACACGTGTTAACATTTCCAAGGCAAGGGGTGTATTGTATTGGTCATAATatgtattttgtgcatatattatgtacaaataaaatgttaataaaaTGTAGAAGAGCAACTGCTGTTCTAAATTGACATCGGCGTTCAGCTGCGAAGAATTTCAACactaatttcaaaacaaaacttggACTCGCTACAGACCTGATGCATCCGTTGACCCATAAAAGTTCTCATTCTACCCATGCTCAGTGAGGATATGGAACTAGCTACCAGCTACCCCCATCAGCAGTGTTTGCTACATCTGTCGTAGCATTCCAGAAGGTAGCCCTTCTTCCAGCTTTGAGAGTTTTAACTCCTAGTGCTGGCTCCAGACTCCTGTAGTTTATATGCCTTTTACTCGCTCTTCTACAAATTAGTTTTTCACCACTTGACAAAAATGACCAGTGATGTCACCTGATGCAACATCCTAGTTTAGTTTCTGGTCCTTTGAGAACTGCTTAAGGGATTATGCCTACTCTTCGGAAGAATAAACATAAATCGTtcattagccttgctcaaggcagtcgcattattcgctccgaaaagacgccgctgtaaacccacccgtataccctgttcgtggtgcgtgccatcacaccgcatgacccacccgtatacacactgtcagatcgtacgaatactgtttcacacaagtcatcgcactcgtaccactaaccgcatgcggaggccgtcaggccgacagccttgtcgggtctgtatcttccgggtttatgtgttgtattgaaaaaattccactagtggaaaaaattgggggggctctcggatatgctagtatgcagctcatgaatatgtatatcattcgtcagacctatcagacaacacaggatgtgaggcaaatgaattattcattttgacgtccaatcacgcacgcctatcatgctcactgagcgtccgtggtggtggtgtgtgatgatgtagacatgtctcgtctttcgcgggcattatggtaatgagctgaccgtgggaactcttcgcttattatagtaatgaggtcagtggcttcaacacagaccctacaaggctatcggcctgacggcctccgcatgcggatagtgtacgggggcaccgtgccgtgcgatgttacgcagagtGAGTACtggtgggttttatacaacggcggtctttttttcggagtgaataattcgactgccttgagcaaggctaatcgTTCATTTATCTTCCAACCCTACCAAACTTTGGAAAGGTACAAGAATATAATGATTGCTGGTGTCTAGGCAACTTACAGAATGAaggtttgaatcctggcctggtcaaTCTTGACACTTATTTGCTTGAGAAAGGCACTTGATCATAATTGCTTTCCTCCACCACGGAGTAGAAAATTGGTACCGTTGAGAGCTGGGGAGTCACCCGTGATGGACTTGCATCCTGTCCAGGGGaaatagaaatattctcagtcgTTTGATTCCAAGGAAATAAGATAAAAACACTGGTCTGATGAGCCATAATTGCTCAGGACAGACTTTACTTTACTACTTGGTGTCTAGGCATCATTTTTCATGCTCagggaatacatgtacatgttttttatgGTTCCTCGTCTGCCAAGTGAAGAATGGAAACTAGACTGCGCTCACACACTGAACTTGTGGTTTGTGTGTGAGTTATTGCATACTTTGATGCACATTATATCAAGTGAACACATTTAGGTAAATCTTGTGTTTGCCGGAGTCCATACAACACATGTACAATAAAAATATCACATAAACACAGCATCCCAAAATGGGGCAAAAAGCAGGCCAGTATCTTGAggatattaaagacagtggacactattggtaattgtcaaagaccagtattctcacttggtgtacttcaacatatgcataaaataacaaacctgtgaaaattttagctcaattggttgttgaagttgcgagataataatgaaagaaaaacacccttgtctcacgaagtggtttgctttcagatgcttgatttcgagacctgaaattctaaatcttctttcttgaaaactatgtcacttcgggagctgtttctcacaatgttttataccatcaacccctccccattactcgttaccaagtaaggttttatactcataattattttgagtaattaccaatagtgtccactactttTAAGGTTTGTCAAAAACCTTTATAGAGGTTTGAAGAATCTGTAAGATAGCATCATTCAAAATGTCTTACTGATTTGatataaatgttttgttggCTTATTCAGCATATTGAATATTGTAGCATTTAGAACCGTGCCATTATACTATTTACAGTTAACCCTCATTACAAAGAGCACTTGTTTTGAAGAGGTTCTGTTTATAAtggtacattctgaagtcccaaatctcttatttggtttgtgttttttgttttgctgtccgcTTGTAACAACGGTCCTGTTATAAAAAAGTAGTTTGTCCAGTCCCTTGGATCTTGTTACAACTTGGATCTTGTTACAACTTGAGTGCTTTGTGttactttgttttgctgtcttcTTTCAATTTGAACAGAGTTCCTTGTAGTAAGAGAACattttgcccatcccagcgatCTTGTTATAACGGGAATTGACTGTAGTCACTTTTCATAACTGATCTTGatgccacctacatgtatgtttggtttAATAATTGGTGAGGtttgtagcaccatgtgtaaatctctttctaGTAGAGTTGGTTCTGATAAAAACTGGTAGTTGACAACTCAAGTtttgatcagtgtgctctgattgtcttcaggagattCTTTAGTCTTCATCCTCCTGAAGACAAAtgaagcatactgatcgaaatttTAAGTTGtcaacatagagttatatataagaactagagggtgcactggtgatgtttcttgcacaaacgcaacgggaccgtaaggagacacgcgcgccattctgcacgcgcgttgaatatgaagaacacgttggagtttgtgtttgttgaaCGCTGACgaatgctgttttgtcaacttacaaatggccgcacaaacacacgctaagcaatgtCTGTTCAACTTAGTAAATGgctgcctgcgcgcatgccggggcacgtatataggccagtgcgccctctagttcttatatataactttaAGGTTGTCAACCACtgcttcttttcagaaccaacactactcaaaagggtcactTCTAAAAAGAGTCACCTGCAGTTATCACTACAAACGTCACCTATAAACACTCCCACcaggcaaagttttaaatcctactttatgtttgttttattcaggTGGAAAGTTTCTAAATATATTGATGCGTTTCTGGTGTCATAGCATGTCGTCAGAGGAGAGTGATAAAGGAGTTGTTGGAATGCGTATTGGTAGACCGCCCCCTGGAGTGTCTCAAGAGGAGTTTAATAACATGGGCAGTGTCATCAGCTGTACATATGAGTGAGTCCAACCACCTTCTATCATCAGGCATGGTACTTCTTgggggcaacaaaggcaattaatgccccctggtcattgccttggtgctctttaAATGTcatagaaatgtacaatttcctcaaagggtgcccttaaagacagtggacactattggtaattgtcaaagaccagtcttctcacttggtgtatctcaacatatgcataaaataacaaacctgtgaaaatttgagctcaattggttgcgagataataattatagaaaaaacaaacctttgtcacatgaagttgtgtgcttttagatgtttgatttcgagacctcaagttctaaacttgaggtctcgaagtcaaatttgtggaaaattacttctttctcgaaaactactccacttcagagggagccgtttctcacaatgttttataataccaacctctccccattactcattaccaagtaaggctaataattattttgagtagttaacaatagtgtccactgcctttaataagaaggcaatgcctcggtgcccttgccttttaaaaaatgaagcaaataggCCTGTACATCAAACCTTTATACAAATTATTCAAACTCATTCAGTTTAAAATTCTTCTGCTCAATTTTAAAACTCTAATGGTGAGTGTCCTTATCTTTACAGAATTCATGAAACAAAAACCTCAATCAACCAGTCTGTGATATTCCACACCCTCTCACCTTCAATTGTTGCCTGGGaccgattttacaaagcaatgaCATTTTTCGTAGGACAAATAGTCAGTATCAccttagtgatttgtattgtgacataaCATTTAGCAACTGCGATTGATTGgtagttaagatcaatcttagctctttgtgaaattggcccctggtcctCGTGTGAAAACATGCTACGGTGACAGAGCTTTCTCTCTTGCTGCTTCCGAATTAGGGAAAACTCTGCCTCCCTAAATTCAAAATGCTTCTTGCTTACAAACATTCAAACTACATGAATGTTGAAGATGCATTTCTTCAAATCACTGTCATAACCCCATTCTCAAtcttggtaatttttgtaacCTTTCTCTTGATTATTATCTGCTGTTTTATTGCATTATTTTTGGAAATTTGTATCTTTGTATTTTGGtgttgttaatttgtttacccATCTTCATGTTTACTATTTGCTGTTTTTTAttgcattatttttttgtaaatttgaattcGATGCCCTGCTTTTACTAAATTGGTCTTCTAGGACATCAGCACCATAGCGTTTAGGAACATAGTATTCAATGCAGtataaatatatttggtttcGGCTTGGCTTGGCTTCGGGGCTCGGCTCAGCTCGACTAGGCTTTTCACCTAAGCATTGGCCTGGCTTGGCTTTGCTTAGCTCGGCTCAGCATCTTGGCTCAGCAAGTGCCCAGCTTTTCTTGGCTTGGCTGGGCAACGTCATCAGCTCGGCTTGGGACGGCTTGGTTCGGTTTGGCTCAGCATTGCTAGGCTTTTTAGCTTGGCGCAGCTCAGTATCAATTTCGGCTTGGCTCGGCTTGGCCCGGCTAAGCATCTTGGCTCAGCATCGGCTCAGCTTTTCTTGCCTTGGCTGGGCATCTGCATTGGCTCGGCTTGGTGCAGTTTGGCTCAGCATTGCTAGGCTTTTTAGCTTGGCGCAGCTCAGTATCAATTTCGGCTTGGCTCGGCTTGGCCCGGCTAAGCATCTTGGCTCAGCATCGGCTCAGCTTTTCTTGCCTTGGCTGGGCATCTGCATTGGCTCGGCTTGGTGCAGTTTGGCTCAGCATTGCTAGGCTTTTTAGCTTGGCGCAGCTCAGTATCAATTTCGGCTTGGCTCGGCTTGGCCCGGCTAAGCATCTTGGCTCAGCATCGGCTCAGCTTTTCTTGCCTTGGCTGGGCATCTGCATTGGCTCGGCTTGGTTCGGTTCAGCTCAGCACGGCTAGGCTTCTCGGCTTGGCTCGGCTCAGCATTTGCTCGGCTTGGCTCAGCTCGGCATTGGCTCGGCTTTACTTTGTTTGGCTTCCATGTAGCCCAGTTTGGCATCTGCTCGGCTAGGCTTGGCTTGACTCGGTTCAGCTTGGCTTCTTGGCACGGCATCAGCATGGACGGCATCTGGTCGGCTCTGCATCGGCTTTGCTCGGTATCTCAGCTGCGCATTGGCCTAGCTTAGCTTGGCTTGGCTTGGCTCGGCTTGGCTTAGGCTTGCCCTCCCAAACTAGAGCAAAACAATGGGACAAATTTGGACATAACAACAAACCCCCAAAATACTTTTCACCTAGTACTAGAAATTGGTACATATGTGTGCCTCATATTCCCTTGTGAAGCATCAGGCTTTATACTGTATACAGATGGCAGTGTGTTACCTTTCATTATAATCTACCAACTGCAACTTATTCTATCTTCATGAACAGTGtgttcatatacatgtataaatgtTGCTATCTTTACCTTTCATTCCATATAATATAGGCATACATAGCTTAATAAATGCACTATTCATGATACAGTGTTGTGATACTTTTCCCATGCATGATAGTATTGCCATTGGAAAAACCAGATAAATTGTGATTTATTATACTAAAATGTCTATATTGTGCATGTTTTTACTGTACAAACATGTCATTGTACAAATTGTTGTTATGATAACAACAAGCAACTTAACATCCATTCAtctgtttgtacatgtatattttaacGTACTAAAAGGGTTTTCTTTCTTGGAACGAAGGAGGTTAATTCCTTCATGTTGTTGTCTACATTGGCGACAACTTAAGTCACCCCCAGAGAGGCTCAAGTCTCACAGCTAAAATGTCTGATGGAAATGAGCCCATTAGAGTCAACCTTCAAGCAATCCCTCTTGTACGCCACTAACCCTGCTTTCTAACAAAATGCTTTCTTCACAGGGACATATAAATTAGATTTCCAAACTTGATGCGCATTTCGTATCATACCCATTCAATAAGGAGGAACCTTTTGAGTTTTATTTTCATCCTCTTAAAGAGAATGAAGATATATTGTGAGAAAATTCTTTCCCGCCCCGGTCTAGAAAATTAAGATTTGATCCATTAGTGGGTATCCTTGGGCATGCTATAAAGGTCATTATGTTTACAATGTCAGGAcgaatgaagaaaaaaaaaccacccagtGCAATGGTTTAATCATTTGTGTGCATACATTGGAATTAGCCCCTCCGAGATGGGTGTAATTTGATTTACAGTGGTAATCTACTTTGGTGGAATTCATTACTGTATATAACTGTCGTATCCCATTCATGTGTCACTCACAAACCAAGTACCATTTGTCTCCGTCCTTTGTGTTTGAGCTCTAGATTTAACCTTGGCCTGCCCCCTTTAATCAAGATGCCTCTGCTCCAGATTTGTTCTTACAATACAGGTCAATTAGTGGCATTAAGACGTATTTTGTAGGCCAGAATTACTTCTTTAACAAAAAGTGTAGCATTTCTGAGCTTAGACTTCTCAGTTTTAT
Protein-coding regions in this window:
- the LOC139940028 gene encoding tRNA wybutosine-synthesizing protein 5-like encodes the protein MAESVRIFEGVDKDLFTSDIYPQRKPAVLRGLDIGECKTKWTEDYLCKCVGSQEVKVHVSPSANMDFVNKNYAYRTLPFDKFLRRAAQSNHDEFFFEPDEKYYFRALGGDPRKEPADITKQFPSLAPDVTIPQFFEADAMFSTILRLGSAGVQLWTHYDIMDNLLIQISGHKRVVFFSPQDATHLYLTGDKSAVLDIENPDFSRYPAFRHARPMECHLQPGDVLFIPALWFHNVRSLDFSVAVNVFFRHLEANCYDTKDPYGNKDPQAAARALQILNRALKCLEELPDNYRDFYGRRMVSQIESKVYLKS
- the LOC139939858 gene encoding m-AAA protease-interacting protein 1, mitochondrial-like; the encoded protein is MKRSNHCVPFFTNHKLFCDNHSHLQQQPKTTLPQLQPALKCVQTSQLRPFSSESDGESEKKVKPIFVAIPNPFKLIRNKIYFWMIRSYFDPDFKAEDFTEGAMQAMCTISRFISDGNFDQLEGLMSRKLLDEVKETLKDLGMRDRANIVVNTDDVLHIFPQNVAVHYDESGGKFLNILMRFWCHSMSSEESDKGVVGMRIGRPPPGVSQEEFNNMGSVISCTYEFHRDFSPGVDPSWMVTYIQHGKWLNTEARWLPKEWTRD